CCTGAAGGCCCTGCGCGCCTGCTATCCCACAGCCCGCATCGACTACCTGACGGAGCCGGGGCCCTCGGGGGTCCTGAAGGGCAACCCCCTGATCGATGAAGTCATCATCCGGAAGCGGCACACCACCCTGAAAGAGGATCTGGCCCTGGTCGGCCGCCTCCGCAGGACCCGCTATGACCTCGTCCTGGACTTCATGATGAACCCCCGCAGCGCGATCCTGACCCTGCTCACCGGTGCGCCTGTCCGGGCCGCCCGCCGGAGACTCGGACGCAGCTTCTATTACAGCCACCCCATTGCACAGAAGGTGGATCGCCATCCGTATTCCCCCGCCGACAAGCTGGCCATCCTGGAGGCCCTGGGCATCCCCGCCCCCATCACCCCTCCCCTGATCCAGATTCCCGAGGAGGCCCGGACGGCAGTGGCCGCCTGGGCGGACGGAGCAGGCCTCGGAGAGACCCGGATCGCCACCTTCGACATCACCAGCCGTAGCGCAGAGAAGAAGTGGCCCGGTGAGCGCTTCCTCGCCCTGGCCGACCACTTGGCCACCCACCACGGGATCCGCTGCATCTTCGCCTGGGGTCCGGGCGAAGGGGAGGAGGTGGAGGCACTCCTCAAGCAATCGGCCCTCCCCCACCTCCTGGCCCCCCCCACCTCCCTCATGGAACTGGCCGCTCTCATCGAGCGCAGTTGCCTCCACGTAGGGAACTGCTCAGGCCCCCGCCACATCGCCGTGGCCATGGGCACCCCCTCGCTCACCATCATGGGGCCCACCAACCCGGAGAACTGGACCTACCCCTCACCTGAGCACCGCGCCATCCGCGGGAACGCCCAGTGCCCGGAGTGTCGACAATCCCAGGGCTGCGAACAGCACCGGAGCATCGGGGAGGTCTCGGCAGAGGCAGCCATCACCACCCTGGAGGAGATGTTCAGCGAGGGGCTGATCCGGTAGCCAGAAGTTCCCCGACCGACTTGAGCACCCGCTCCGGTTCCAGCAGCCTGAGGCAGGAGAGGTGGTCGCACTTGCGGTTCCGGCAGGGTGAGCAGTCGATCCCGGTCCGCACGATCCGGAAGGGGGTCTGCCGCCAGGGCTCGTTGAGCACCGGATCGGAGGGGCCGTAGACGCCCACGGCAGGGGTGCCCAACAGGGAGGCCATGTGGAGGGGCCCCGTGTCGCCGCCGATGTAGAGGCGGGCCAGCTCCAGCACCGCAGCCATCTCCTTCATGGAGGTCAGGGGCAGGACATGGACGGGCCGCTGGGCTGTCCGCACCAGGCGCTCCACCATCTCCTCCTCGCCGGGCCCCCAGCCTATGACGGATGACAGCCCGAAGTGCTCAGCAACGAGATCCGCCAGGCGACCGAAATGCTCGGCGGGCCAGCGCTTGTAGGCGCCGACCTTGCTGGTGCCGGGGTAGAGGAATACAAAGCCCTTCGGGCTGAGCCCCTGGTCCTGGACCCAGCCGCCCGCCATGGAGCGGTCGGCCTCCCCCAGGGGCAGGCTGGGGGAGGGCTCGGTGGCTGCAGGATCGAAATACCGCGGCAACAAGAAGTTGCGATCGTACCGGGAGAGCTTCCCCTCAACAACAGGCACCCGCTCGGTGAGGAAGAGGTGTCCCCCTTCCTTGGCGATGCCCTTGGGGTAGCCGACGCGCCGGGGGCTGCGGCTCAGGAAGGCCAGGAAGCCGCTCTTGGCCACGCCGTGGAAGTCGACGACCAGATCATAGCCCTCAGCCTTGAGCTCATGGCCGAAGGCCAGCATGGCCCGGAAGCGGGCCAGGCCCTTGAGCTTGTTCCAGGCCCGGCGGGGGGCGATCTTCAGCCCGTCGATCCCCTCGAGGCCTGTGATGATCTCCGCACAGCGGTCCTCCACGAGCCAGTGGATCCGGGCCTCCGGAAAGCGGACGCGCAGGGCGGCCACCGAGGGGATGGTGCGCACCACATCCCCGATGGCCGAGAGGCGAATCACCAGGATCTTCTTGGGGTCAGCCATGGCCATCAGTAGGGCTTGTAGGACTTCTCTTCCACCAGCTCCGAGCCCAGCAGCTCGTTGATCTGGCGCTTCACCGCAGCCCGCTTGTCGTTCTCGTGATAGACGGCCCGAGCCAGCTCGATGAAGCGGGCCCCGAAGTCCTTACGACGCTCCCAGTCCCGGATCTCGTCCTCGATCTCCCAAAGCCCCTCGTTGACCTTCTTGAGGTCGGCTTCCAGGGCGACCAGCCCGGATTGCGCCTCAAGCGCCTGACGCCGCAGCGGGGCCAGGGCCTCCATCTCCTTCCGGACATTCGCCACCTTGGCGGCATCCTCGATGCGCTCAGTCTTGATGACGAGGATGGTGTATTTGTCGATCAGTTCGCCCCAGGAGACGGGAGTGAGAACGGCCATGGAGTCCTTTCTGCGGTGACCTGACAGGATATCGCGACTCCCAGGGAACCGGGGAGGGACAGGGGCAAACGCAGCCCGGAGCCGCGGAGTCGGAGCACCAGACACCCCTGCCCCCCCCAAAGG
The sequence above is drawn from the uncultured Holophaga sp. genome and encodes:
- a CDS encoding glycosyltransferase family 9 protein, yielding MPRTSPPPADRILVIQLRQVGDVLLTTPALKALRACYPTARIDYLTEPGPSGVLKGNPLIDEVIIRKRHTTLKEDLALVGRLRRTRYDLVLDFMMNPRSAILTLLTGAPVRAARRRLGRSFYYSHPIAQKVDRHPYSPADKLAILEALGIPAPITPPLIQIPEEARTAVAAWADGAGLGETRIATFDITSRSAEKKWPGERFLALADHLATHHGIRCIFAWGPGEGEEVEALLKQSALPHLLAPPTSLMELAALIERSCLHVGNCSGPRHIAVAMGTPSLTIMGPTNPENWTYPSPEHRAIRGNAQCPECRQSQGCEQHRSIGEVSAEAAITTLEEMFSEGLIR
- a CDS encoding glycosyltransferase family 9 protein; amino-acid sequence: MAMADPKKILVIRLSAIGDVVRTIPSVAALRVRFPEARIHWLVEDRCAEIITGLEGIDGLKIAPRRAWNKLKGLARFRAMLAFGHELKAEGYDLVVDFHGVAKSGFLAFLSRSPRRVGYPKGIAKEGGHLFLTERVPVVEGKLSRYDRNFLLPRYFDPAATEPSPSLPLGEADRSMAGGWVQDQGLSPKGFVFLYPGTSKVGAYKRWPAEHFGRLADLVAEHFGLSSVIGWGPGEEEMVERLVRTAQRPVHVLPLTSMKEMAAVLELARLYIGGDTGPLHMASLLGTPAVGVYGPSDPVLNEPWRQTPFRIVRTGIDCSPCRNRKCDHLSCLRLLEPERVLKSVGELLATGSAPR
- a CDS encoding DUF6165 family protein — encoded protein: MAVLTPVSWGELIDKYTILVIKTERIEDAAKVANVRKEMEALAPLRRQALEAQSGLVALEADLKKVNEGLWEIEDEIRDWERRKDFGARFIELARAVYHENDKRAAVKRQINELLGSELVEEKSYKPY